One Nitrospirota bacterium genomic region harbors:
- a CDS encoding LPS-assembly protein LptD has protein sequence MNSRQFKKTGYYLFVLFFLFTAYCFAQDDNNVNVTADHLEYPAETNMYIAKGSVKIVYGDAVLTADEAYLNKTTGEATAIGHVVYEDAEAVVKAEKMELNFMTRFGTLYKGSIFYKSRNYHIQGGDVSKTGEQTFSINNATATTCDATPPEWYFKGRDIKITLHESVKAKDATFYVKGLPLFYTPYFWAPLLEERQTGLLIPHIGFNNTKGFMYKQGFFWAIEKNRDATVYLDYFSKKGVGKGLDYRFIESPETNGELWMYHLRDGDLKRDFFELKSYYNQGLPAGMSGYSKLHFVNSFDYYKKLESTSANRIGLSTWQSDVFGVGSEERLQKYLESDLQLSKPFSGGRTYVLGQYRQSLEGSSKDIPQSIPEAGFILNTRSRGPFSLNMSFTGTNFQRKEGMEGQRLDIYPNAYFSYGRAVNFTQKIGVRETAYFLKAEGENANRELFDLRSGLTTRFFRDYESTMHAIEPSLEYVHIPAVDHNDIPEFDSIDSMPQTSDIVYSLTNRFSGSALGSSEARFRLSQSYSLLNVERPFAPVLAEADLSSKKLDIDVSASYDVYDTTVTETIASVNVKGKHASAGIGKNFRRSTKLDQYSVEAGIHDFLKVRGKPLPVDLSGRLWYDVKGAGVQELNIRTIYKSQCWGITISYTKKPSEYQITFGIEFRGFGSIKVG, from the coding sequence GTGAACAGTCGTCAGTTTAAAAAAACAGGATATTACTTATTTGTTCTTTTTTTTCTGTTCACTGCTTACTGTTTTGCTCAGGATGATAATAATGTCAACGTCACTGCGGATCATCTGGAGTATCCGGCAGAAACCAATATGTATATCGCAAAAGGGTCCGTAAAAATAGTTTATGGCGATGCTGTATTAACTGCCGATGAGGCTTATCTGAATAAAACTACCGGTGAAGCTACTGCCATCGGACATGTAGTCTATGAAGATGCAGAGGCTGTTGTAAAGGCTGAAAAGATGGAATTAAATTTCATGACGAGATTTGGCACGCTTTATAAAGGCAGTATTTTTTATAAGTCGCGGAATTACCACATACAAGGCGGAGATGTAAGTAAAACAGGGGAACAAACTTTTTCCATTAACAATGCCACAGCAACGACCTGCGATGCAACTCCTCCTGAATGGTATTTCAAGGGCAGGGATATAAAAATAACACTTCATGAGAGCGTAAAGGCAAAAGATGCGACTTTTTATGTAAAAGGCCTGCCGCTTTTTTACACGCCTTACTTCTGGGCCCCGCTTCTTGAGGAACGCCAGACAGGACTGCTTATTCCACACATTGGATTCAACAATACAAAGGGTTTTATGTATAAACAGGGCTTTTTCTGGGCCATAGAAAAAAACAGGGATGCAACCGTGTACCTTGATTACTTCAGTAAAAAAGGGGTTGGCAAGGGTCTTGATTACCGCTTTATTGAGAGCCCTGAAACCAATGGAGAACTTTGGATGTATCACCTGAGAGACGGCGACCTGAAGAGGGATTTTTTCGAGCTTAAATCTTATTACAATCAGGGGCTTCCTGCCGGCATGTCAGGTTATTCAAAGCTTCATTTTGTAAACAGTTTTGATTATTACAAAAAACTTGAGTCAACTTCTGCAAACAGGATAGGCCTGTCAACATGGCAGTCTGACGTTTTTGGCGTTGGTTCTGAAGAACGGCTGCAAAAATACCTTGAATCGGACCTTCAGTTATCAAAACCTTTTTCAGGAGGGAGGACTTATGTGTTAGGGCAATACAGGCAGAGCCTTGAAGGAAGTTCAAAAGATATTCCCCAGAGCATTCCCGAGGCAGGATTTATTCTTAATACAAGGTCCCGGGGGCCCTTTTCATTAAACATGTCTTTTACAGGCACGAATTTTCAGCGTAAGGAAGGAATGGAGGGGCAGCGGCTTGATATTTACCCCAATGCCTATTTCAGCTATGGAAGGGCCGTCAATTTCACGCAGAAAATCGGAGTAAGGGAGACTGCTTATTTCCTAAAGGCCGAGGGGGAAAATGCAAACAGGGAGCTTTTTGACCTGAGGTCAGGCTTGACAACGAGATTTTTTAGGGATTATGAATCCACGATGCATGCCATTGAACCGTCGCTGGAGTATGTGCATATCCCTGCGGTGGACCATAACGACATTCCGGAGTTTGATTCAATTGATTCAATGCCTCAAACAAGTGATATCGTATATTCTCTGACAAATAGATTTTCAGGCTCTGCATTGGGCAGTTCAGAGGCAAGATTCAGGCTTTCTCAAAGCTACAGCCTGCTTAATGTTGAAAGGCCCTTTGCGCCGGTGCTGGCAGAGGCTGACCTGTCAAGCAAAAAATTGGATATAGATGTCAGCGCATCTTATGATGTTTATGATACAACTGTGACAGAAACCATTGCATCTGTCAATGTCAAAGGCAAGCATGCCTCAGCAGGCATCGGTAAAAATTTCAGGCGCTCAACAAAACTTGACCAGTACTCGGTTGAGGCGGGCATTCACGATTTTTTGAAGGTCAGAGGCAAACCGCTGCCGGTAGACCTCAGCGGCAGATTATGGTATGACGTCAAAGGCGCAGGAGTGCAGGAATTAAACATCAGGACGATATATAAAAGTCAATGCTGGGGTATAACAATTTCATACACAAAGAAACCGTCTGAATACCAGATAACATTCGGCATAGAGTTTAGGGGATTCGGCTCAATAAAGGTAGGGTAA
- a CDS encoding bifunctional folylpolyglutamate synthase/dihydrofolate synthase codes for MTKCCRDNPSSVHRSHSEVAGRSVGKAGSQFNDSVDYLYGLQMFGIKFGLENSLRLTGILGNPANSFRTIHVAGTNGKGSTSAIIASVLKGNGFKTGLYTSPHLVSFTERISINGYLIPEHEVIRLTSYIRDVIANTGMKPTFFEFVTAMAFYYFASNGVEWAVIETGMGGRLDATNVILPEASVITNIGIEHVEFLGASIPEIASEKAGIIKPAVPVVTAVTQPEALKVINDRARDSGSDVHLYGRDFEGAIISMDETHIEFDYKGYKNYNGLSLPLAGKHQIYNASLALRVCEILMQKGVMINEAAIYSGLAGLNFEGRLERVSQTPPVILDGAHNPEAAKLLALTMKELFHGKKIITITGIMKDKDIAGILKPLVEISETIILTKPKGERAASPERLKECVENLQLSGNHKTVMITGSTAEALDLAKAIWKEGNIILVTGSFYTTGEAKEALGHKGVLSHLRE; via the coding sequence GTGACAAAGTGCTGCAGAGACAACCCCTCAAGCGTTCACCGTTCACACTCTGAGGTTGCCGGCCGGTCAGTCGGCAAGGCGGGTTCCCAGTTCAACGACTCTGTGGATTATCTGTACGGCCTTCAGATGTTCGGAATAAAATTCGGTCTTGAAAACTCCCTCAGGCTGACGGGCATTCTCGGCAATCCTGCAAATTCTTTCCGCACTATCCATGTCGCAGGCACAAACGGCAAGGGTTCTACCTCTGCAATAATCGCCTCGGTTCTTAAGGGAAACGGATTTAAGACCGGTCTTTATACGTCGCCTCATCTTGTAAGTTTTACTGAGAGGATAAGTATAAACGGGTATCTGATTCCCGAACACGAGGTAATCAGGCTTACGTCTTATATCCGGGATGTCATAGCAAATACCGGTATGAAGCCGACCTTTTTTGAATTTGTCACTGCAATGGCGTTTTATTATTTTGCATCCAACGGGGTTGAGTGGGCTGTGATTGAGACAGGCATGGGCGGAAGACTTGATGCCACAAATGTCATTCTGCCTGAGGCAAGCGTCATAACGAATATCGGCATTGAACATGTTGAATTTCTTGGTGCAAGCATTCCTGAGATTGCCTCTGAAAAGGCAGGCATCATAAAGCCTGCCGTGCCTGTGGTGACAGCAGTAACTCAGCCTGAGGCGCTGAAGGTTATTAACGACAGAGCACGTGATTCAGGCTCAGATGTGCATTTGTATGGAAGGGATTTTGAAGGCGCGATTATTTCAATGGATGAAACACACATAGAATTTGATTATAAAGGCTATAAAAATTATAACGGGCTGTCCCTGCCCCTTGCCGGAAAACATCAGATTTATAATGCCTCGCTCGCCTTAAGGGTATGCGAAATCCTGATGCAAAAGGGCGTTATGATAAATGAAGCGGCAATTTACAGCGGGCTGGCAGGACTTAATTTTGAAGGCAGGCTTGAACGGGTATCTCAAACGCCTCCGGTAATCCTTGACGGCGCCCATAACCCTGAGGCGGCAAAATTGCTGGCATTGACAATGAAAGAGCTTTTCCACGGCAAAAAAATTATCACCATAACGGGCATAATGAAGGATAAGGATATTGCGGGGATTTTAAAGCCGCTTGTTGAAATTTCTGAAACAATAATACTTACAAAGCCAAAGGGTGAAAGGGCGGCCTCTCCCGAGAGGCTTAAGGAGTGCGTTGAAAACCTTCAGCTAAGTGGAAATCACAAAACAGTAATGATAACCGGTTCCACTGCAGAGGCGCTTGACCTTGCAAAGGCGATTTGGAAAGAAGGGAATATTATACTTGTGACAGGGTCTTTTTATACCACAGGGGAGGCAAAAGAGGCGCTGGGGCACAAAGGCGTGCTATCGCATTTGAGAGAATGA